One Micromonospora sp. WMMD812 genomic window carries:
- a CDS encoding WG repeat-containing protein, producing MSSRYPDRWGPAEPSWVVEPTDEWHPQFPGQRYPGDIGVQHAPPPRGRASVVGRADVPPLAPTRPDGTYVGRSWDDEPSPDEDWDGRYDSRAGRRDDELYRRPHAEPTRPEERPPARRSAPDGRTQWADRRSRGEERVTREDDWHREPPAHDRHEPRPARSEPVGRSRPPSPGPRPDSGWMPEPDEETPPRRRDSVERPAAGYDRGTDRTRYPWGHAGERSRHPDDVRHSDDLHDGGRDRSGPRPGGGQPRYDDRPHRPDHDPAGRPRYGEDRAPRPEPDRAGHVWYDDDRPRHPDHNGHPRHEPDPRYRPEGHGADPRRQPREATGRAEPYADRRPHAEPPEGYREPQPHRDSDGVLPWPPPGPVRPDRGRDAARPVEPRPERRPVEPGVPPRGARPEPPTRYDEPQRGARPERPTRYDEPQRTPARPAGPGVPPGPPARDVPVSGPPVSPAAGHAPVSGPPVSPAAGRARPADPAPRVSDGRPQHPGHPSRPGPGEPPHGRPVSSAPVSPASATPVSPGARPVSPPPVPPPSRPVSPPSASPVSPPPASPTSPAPASPVSPAAAAPTSAAPVSPTAGAPVPGTAGPAHRPPTPPDDLAPGSGPPAARLRMEFLPAPAEPPIGASPSAPVRPEPAPPPRPEGPPPRYPGAAAADAPPPAGRYRPGPQADDPAPVSPSGRRPTPPEDFRRAPAPPDHRRPTSDPAGQRPTPTPDGQRRASGAPGDPAVPASAGHPASAPPVDRPTSAPPSYRPPVAAPPAGQPEVVADPTGEAPPIAPGRPRVYVPPPPSDPPAPPFPSEADRPSRGGPDAWFGAKGPDEAESGRAGTATTPPEQADPAPVSAPPTAWTGGPVGAAEDTTAGGRAASAPQADAAGVPSARPTSAPPAEPSARPVSALPPEPTAPPRPVSAPPTDATAATRPDPALTVDEDPTALDRPVSAPPAPRDSAPSDAAGATAPAYPVSAPPAYPVSAPPAHPVSGPPDHPVSGPPAYPVSGPPASAPPAYPVSTPPAHPVSAPPAHPVSGPPAHPASAPPAHPVSGPPAYPVSAPPDGASASAHTAPPASPVSAPPVAPPPAAGAVRSGDEADPVGRPVSASPPGPFSTHAEAGSTAPPPADRVPPATDAAAAPARPMSAPPAAPVSGIPSGPVSAPPAGPESVPPVRSVFAEPDAGRPAPSSGSGSVTDASGADSPRTPVTGAPGPVPGPDGAVPRTDSHAEAATPNGAALSDVDQLSETGPAESGPIFAPPAAAASGPPAPASAPVSGPPARPVSGAPISAVPASGSVHPTPDSGSEHPAPDPGSESVAPVSAAPVSGPGEQSPTSAPASEAPVSAPPAGPVSAPPATTPADERPDERGAAAQGDPEQVLASYRWRLDPGTLREVPDDPDELRTVRRRLTEKLGTAMDNRARARLLSLRAVVSRIVGDLDDALADGRLALTYAEATGELRRVALAQARLAQVLRWRGDFTEADQLFARATSAELPDRLRAALHEHAGRSCYDQGRFMEACQHFEQALDLRGEGDPELLARVRISLDAVAERVAERGFGPYSRSRDEVLEPVRPPVPAHDGALWGYADPDGDLVIPARYAEAQPFREGLAWVRRPDTDRWSLIALTGTTVIAPSYLAVRAFSDGLAWVVQDGAAGWQAIDPTGDVAVPPGFADVRPFRRGVAAVRREGWGAVDRTGRIVVPTRYHSLRTELADGRHVDGFTDEGLAVVEAGGRRGVVDRSGALIVPPAHPALVIHPVAFLVGTGNGRWGALDRRGAPLIDPVHRSRDELIGEIDLLLTDATPVL from the coding sequence ATGAGCAGTCGGTACCCCGACCGGTGGGGCCCGGCCGAACCGTCCTGGGTGGTCGAACCGACCGACGAGTGGCATCCCCAGTTCCCCGGCCAGCGCTACCCCGGCGACATCGGCGTCCAGCACGCGCCGCCGCCCCGCGGCCGGGCGAGCGTCGTCGGCCGCGCCGACGTCCCGCCGCTCGCCCCGACCCGACCCGACGGGACGTACGTGGGCCGGTCCTGGGACGACGAGCCGTCGCCCGACGAGGACTGGGACGGGCGCTACGACAGCCGCGCCGGGCGGCGGGACGACGAGCTGTACCGCCGCCCGCACGCCGAGCCGACCCGCCCCGAGGAGCGGCCGCCGGCCCGACGGTCCGCCCCGGACGGCCGCACCCAGTGGGCCGACCGCCGCTCCCGCGGCGAGGAGCGGGTCACCCGGGAGGACGACTGGCACCGCGAGCCGCCGGCCCACGACCGCCACGAGCCCCGCCCCGCCCGGTCCGAGCCGGTCGGCCGGAGCCGGCCGCCCTCTCCCGGGCCCCGCCCGGACTCGGGCTGGATGCCGGAGCCCGACGAGGAGACACCACCCCGCCGGCGGGACAGCGTGGAGCGGCCGGCCGCCGGCTACGACCGGGGCACCGACCGGACCCGCTATCCGTGGGGCCACGCCGGCGAGCGGAGCCGCCACCCGGACGACGTCCGGCACTCCGACGACCTCCACGACGGCGGTCGCGACCGGTCCGGGCCGCGCCCCGGCGGCGGCCAGCCACGGTACGACGACCGGCCCCACCGCCCCGACCACGACCCCGCCGGCCGGCCTCGCTACGGGGAGGACCGGGCACCCCGGCCAGAGCCGGACCGCGCCGGTCACGTCTGGTACGACGACGACCGGCCTCGCCACCCGGACCACAACGGACACCCACGGCACGAGCCCGACCCGCGCTACCGCCCGGAGGGGCACGGCGCCGACCCGCGCCGGCAGCCACGCGAGGCGACCGGCCGGGCCGAGCCGTACGCCGACCGCCGCCCGCACGCCGAGCCGCCGGAGGGGTACCGCGAACCGCAGCCGCATCGGGACTCCGACGGGGTACTGCCCTGGCCGCCACCCGGCCCGGTGCGTCCGGACCGTGGCCGCGACGCGGCGCGTCCCGTCGAGCCGCGCCCGGAGCGCCGCCCGGTCGAACCCGGCGTGCCGCCGCGCGGCGCCCGACCCGAGCCACCGACCCGGTACGACGAGCCGCAGCGCGGCGCCCGACCCGAGCGACCGACGCGGTACGACGAACCCCAGCGCACGCCGGCCCGCCCCGCCGGTCCCGGCGTGCCGCCCGGCCCGCCGGCCCGCGACGTTCCCGTCTCCGGCCCGCCGGTGTCCCCGGCCGCCGGCCACGCTCCCGTCTCCGGCCCGCCAGTCTCCCCGGCCGCCGGCCGGGCCCGTCCGGCGGATCCGGCCCCGCGGGTGTCGGACGGCCGGCCGCAGCACCCGGGACACCCGTCCCGGCCGGGGCCGGGCGAACCGCCCCACGGCCGCCCGGTCTCCTCCGCCCCGGTCTCCCCGGCATCGGCTACCCCGGTCTCGCCAGGTGCCCGGCCGGTCTCCCCGCCGCCGGTCCCCCCGCCTTCCCGGCCGGTCTCCCCACCATCGGCCTCCCCGGTCTCCCCGCCGCCGGCGTCCCCGACCTCGCCGGCTCCGGCGTCCCCGGTCTCCCCGGCCGCGGCCGCCCCGACGTCGGCGGCGCCGGTGTCCCCGACGGCCGGCGCGCCCGTGCCTGGTACGGCCGGGCCGGCGCACCGGCCGCCCACACCACCCGACGACCTGGCCCCCGGCTCCGGCCCGCCAGCCGCCCGGCTCCGCATGGAGTTCCTGCCGGCCCCGGCCGAACCCCCGATCGGGGCGTCCCCGAGCGCGCCGGTACGCCCCGAACCGGCCCCGCCGCCCCGGCCGGAGGGCCCGCCACCGCGCTACCCCGGAGCGGCGGCCGCCGACGCGCCGCCACCGGCAGGGCGGTACCGGCCCGGCCCGCAGGCCGACGACCCCGCGCCCGTCTCGCCGAGCGGTCGCCGCCCGACCCCGCCGGAGGACTTCCGTCGCGCGCCGGCCCCGCCCGACCACCGCCGGCCCACATCCGACCCGGCGGGCCAGCGCCCGACGCCGACCCCGGACGGCCAGCGCCGCGCGTCGGGAGCGCCCGGCGACCCGGCCGTGCCCGCGTCGGCCGGTCACCCGGCCTCCGCGCCGCCGGTCGACCGCCCGACGTCGGCCCCGCCGAGCTACCGGCCCCCGGTCGCCGCGCCGCCGGCGGGCCAGCCCGAGGTCGTCGCCGACCCCACCGGAGAGGCACCGCCGATCGCGCCCGGCCGGCCACGGGTCTATGTACCGCCGCCGCCGTCGGATCCGCCCGCACCGCCGTTCCCTTCCGAGGCGGACCGGCCGAGCCGCGGCGGTCCGGACGCCTGGTTCGGCGCCAAGGGCCCGGACGAGGCGGAGTCCGGCCGGGCCGGCACGGCCACCACCCCGCCGGAGCAGGCCGACCCGGCACCCGTGTCGGCGCCGCCGACCGCCTGGACCGGTGGCCCGGTCGGCGCCGCCGAGGACACCACGGCGGGTGGCCGGGCGGCCTCCGCGCCGCAGGCCGACGCGGCCGGCGTGCCGTCCGCCCGACCGACCTCCGCGCCACCGGCCGAGCCGTCCGCCCGCCCGGTCTCGGCACTGCCGCCCGAGCCGACGGCGCCGCCCCGCCCGGTCTCGGCACCTCCCACGGACGCGACGGCGGCCACCCGTCCCGACCCGGCGCTGACCGTCGACGAGGACCCGACCGCCCTCGACCGCCCGGTATCCGCGCCGCCGGCCCCGCGAGACTCCGCACCGTCGGACGCGGCGGGGGCCACGGCGCCCGCCTATCCGGTCTCGGCGCCGCCGGCCTACCCGGTCTCCGCACCGCCGGCCCACCCGGTCTCGGGACCGCCCGACCACCCGGTCTCGGGACCCCCGGCCTACCCGGTCTCGGGACCCCCGGCCTCCGCACCGCCCGCCTACCCGGTCTCCACACCGCCGGCCCACCCGGTCTCCGCACCGCCGGCCCACCCGGTCTCGGGACCGCCCGCCCACCCGGCCTCCGCACCGCCCGCCCACCCGGTCTCGGGACCGCCGGCCTACCCCGTCTCCGCACCGCCCGACGGGGCGAGCGCGTCCGCCCACACCGCGCCGCCGGCCTCCCCGGTCTCCGCGCCGCCCGTCGCGCCGCCGCCGGCCGCCGGTGCCGTCCGGTCCGGCGACGAGGCCGATCCGGTCGGCCGCCCGGTGTCGGCGTCGCCGCCGGGGCCGTTCTCCACGCACGCCGAGGCCGGGTCCACCGCACCGCCCCCGGCGGACCGCGTTCCTCCGGCCACGGACGCCGCCGCGGCTCCGGCACGGCCCATGTCGGCGCCGCCGGCCGCGCCCGTGTCCGGCATTCCGTCCGGTCCGGTCTCCGCGCCACCCGCCGGCCCGGAATCGGTGCCACCGGTCCGATCCGTGTTCGCAGAGCCCGACGCCGGCCGGCCAGCACCCTCGTCCGGCTCAGGCTCGGTGACGGACGCATCCGGTGCGGATTCGCCGCGGACGCCCGTCACCGGAGCACCCGGCCCGGTGCCCGGACCGGACGGAGCGGTTCCGCGCACGGACTCCCACGCGGAGGCGGCAACGCCCAACGGGGCGGCACTGTCCGACGTGGACCAGCTGTCGGAGACCGGGCCGGCCGAGTCGGGGCCGATCTTCGCCCCGCCGGCGGCAGCCGCGTCCGGGCCACCCGCGCCGGCGTCGGCGCCCGTCTCCGGACCACCCGCCCGGCCCGTCTCCGGGGCACCGATCTCGGCCGTGCCCGCGTCCGGGTCGGTGCACCCGACGCCCGATTCCGGGTCGGAGCACCCGGCGCCCGATCCCGGGTCGGAGTCCGTGGCGCCCGTCTCGGCAGCACCCGTGTCCGGTCCCGGCGAGCAGTCGCCCACGTCCGCGCCGGCGAGCGAGGCGCCGGTGTCGGCTCCGCCCGCCGGACCGGTGTCGGCGCCGCCGGCGACCACCCCGGCGGACGAGCGTCCGGACGAACGCGGCGCCGCCGCGCAGGGTGATCCCGAGCAGGTGCTGGCGAGCTACCGCTGGCGGCTGGACCCCGGGACGCTCCGCGAGGTGCCGGACGACCCGGACGAGCTGCGGACGGTCCGGCGACGACTGACCGAGAAGCTCGGCACCGCCATGGACAACCGGGCTCGGGCCCGGCTGCTGAGCCTGCGTGCGGTGGTTTCCCGGATCGTCGGCGACCTGGACGACGCGCTCGCGGACGGCCGGCTGGCCCTGACGTACGCGGAGGCGACCGGGGAGCTGCGCCGGGTCGCGCTGGCCCAGGCACGGCTCGCTCAGGTGCTGCGCTGGCGCGGCGACTTCACGGAGGCCGACCAGCTCTTCGCGCGGGCCACCTCCGCCGAACTGCCCGACCGGCTGCGCGCGGCGCTGCACGAGCACGCCGGCCGCTCCTGCTACGACCAGGGCCGGTTCATGGAGGCCTGCCAGCACTTCGAGCAGGCGCTGGACCTGCGTGGCGAGGGGGACCCCGAGCTGCTGGCGCGGGTCCGGATCAGCCTGGACGCGGTCGCCGAGCGGGTGGCGGAGCGGGGCTTCGGGCCGTACTCCCGGAGCCGGGACGAGGTGCTGGAGCCGGTCCGGCCCCCGGTGCCGGCACACGACGGCGCCCTCTGGGGTTACGCCGACCCGGACGGCGACCTGGTGATCCCGGCCCGGTACGCCGAGGCCCAGCCGTTCCGCGAAGGGCTGGCCTGGGTGCGCCGGCCGGACACCGACCGGTGGTCGCTGATCGCCCTGACCGGCACCACCGTCATCGCACCGTCGTACCTGGCGGTCCGGGCCTTCTCCGACGGCCTGGCCTGGGTCGTCCAGGACGGCGCCGCGGGCTGGCAGGCCATCGACCCCACCGGCGACGTGGCGGTCCCGCCCGGCTTCGCCGACGTACGCCCGTTCCGCCGGGGCGTGGCCGCGGTACGCCGGGAAGGCTGGGGCGCCGTCGACCGCACCGGCCGGATCGTGGTGCCGACCCGCTACCACTCGCTCCGCACCGAGCTGGCCGACGGCCGGCACGTCGACGGCTTCACCGACGAGGGCCTGGCGGTCGTCGAGGCCGGCGGTCGCCGTGGCGTGGTGGACCGCTCCGGCGCGCTGATCGTGCCGCCGGCGCACCCCGCGCTGGTCATCCACCCGGTCGCGTTCCTGGTCGGCACCGGCAACGGACGCTGGGGCGCGCTCGACCGGCGGGGCGCGCCCCTGATCGACCCGGTGCACCGCTCCCGCGACGAGCTGATCGGGGAGATCGACCTCCTGCTGACCGACGCCACACCGGTGCTCTAG
- a CDS encoding ABC-2 family transporter protein, whose product MGSVTATVAPATLTNVIRSFRTFVAIAVSGFRRYSTYRQAAVAGVVTNVVFGFLRCYVLLAVAGAAGSAAGYDREQLATFVWVGQGLLAVVLLWGWTELAERIRTGDVTADLLRPVHPVTAYLAADLGRAGYAALARLLPPVLVGPLFFDLRLPTRWSTAPLFVVSAAVAVVLCFACRFLVNATAYWLEDVRGPLMLWTLGSGVLAGLYFPLRFLPEWLHLPLWIATPFPSLLQTPLDVLVERDSAGVQVGLVALQVGWAALLLAACRLVQRRAERRLVVQGG is encoded by the coding sequence GTGGGCTCGGTCACCGCCACTGTGGCACCGGCCACCCTGACAAACGTTATCCGATCGTTTCGGACATTTGTGGCTATAGCCGTATCCGGCTTTCGACGATACTCCACCTACCGGCAGGCCGCGGTGGCCGGCGTCGTCACGAACGTGGTGTTCGGCTTTCTCCGCTGCTACGTGCTGCTCGCCGTGGCCGGCGCTGCCGGTTCCGCGGCCGGGTACGACCGGGAGCAGCTGGCCACCTTCGTCTGGGTCGGACAGGGCCTGCTCGCCGTGGTGCTGCTCTGGGGCTGGACGGAGCTGGCCGAACGGATCCGTACCGGCGACGTCACCGCGGACCTGCTCCGGCCGGTCCACCCGGTGACCGCCTACCTCGCCGCCGACCTGGGTCGCGCCGGGTACGCCGCGCTGGCGCGACTGCTGCCGCCGGTGCTGGTCGGTCCGCTCTTCTTCGACCTGCGCCTGCCGACCCGCTGGTCGACGGCACCGCTCTTCGTGGTCTCGGCCGCCGTCGCGGTGGTGCTCTGCTTCGCCTGCCGGTTCCTGGTCAACGCCACCGCGTACTGGCTGGAGGACGTGAGGGGCCCCCTGATGCTGTGGACGCTCGGCTCTGGCGTGCTGGCCGGCCTCTACTTCCCGCTGCGCTTCCTGCCGGAGTGGCTGCACCTGCCACTGTGGATCGCCACGCCGTTCCCGAGCCTCCTCCAGACCCCGCTCGACGTGCTGGTCGAACGGGACTCCGCCGGTGTGCAGGTGGGGCTGGTCGCCCTCCAGGTCGGCTGGGCCGCGCTGCTGCTGGCCGCCTGCCGGCTGGTGCAGCGCCGCGCCGAGCGTCGACTGGTGGTGCAGGGTGGCTGA
- a CDS encoding ABC-2 family transporter protein, producing MAERPGGTLTAYRALLGAQARSQTAYRASFAVDLVGNVGATVFDVVTVLVLFGVTRELGGFTLRETLVMVGLSACAFATADLLVGNIERIPRYVRTGLLDAVLLRPLGALPQLLLMDLPLRKVSRALFGLAVWVGAVASAGIDWTLGRAVLVVLAPVAGVVFFGSIFVATATVSFFWVESGELANSVTYGGRDFTSYPVTVYGGWFRSLFAYGLGFAFVSYHPALALLGRADPVGLPAWVGWAAPGVAVVAAATAAAAWRVGIRHYRSTGS from the coding sequence GTGGCTGAGCGGCCGGGCGGAACGCTGACCGCGTACCGGGCGTTGCTCGGCGCGCAGGCCCGGTCGCAGACCGCCTACCGCGCCTCGTTCGCGGTCGATCTCGTGGGCAACGTCGGGGCCACCGTCTTCGACGTGGTGACCGTGCTGGTCCTCTTCGGGGTGACCCGGGAGCTGGGCGGGTTCACATTGCGCGAGACGCTCGTCATGGTGGGCCTCTCCGCCTGCGCGTTCGCCACCGCCGACCTCCTGGTCGGCAATATCGAGCGCATTCCCCGGTATGTACGCACCGGCCTTCTGGACGCGGTGCTGCTCCGACCGCTCGGGGCCCTGCCCCAGCTGCTGCTCATGGACCTGCCGCTGCGCAAGGTCTCGCGGGCGCTGTTCGGGCTCGCCGTCTGGGTCGGCGCGGTCGCCTCGGCCGGCATCGACTGGACCCTCGGCCGGGCCGTGCTGGTGGTGCTCGCCCCGGTCGCCGGGGTGGTCTTTTTCGGTTCAATCTTCGTGGCCACCGCGACCGTGTCGTTCTTCTGGGTCGAGTCGGGCGAGCTGGCCAACTCCGTGACGTACGGCGGGCGTGACTTCACGTCGTACCCGGTCACCGTCTACGGCGGCTGGTTCCGCTCGCTCTTCGCGTACGGCCTGGGGTTCGCCTTCGTCAGCTACCACCCGGCGCTGGCCCTGCTCGGCCGTGCCGACCCGGTCGGCCTGCCGGCCTGGGTGGGCTGGGCCGCGCCCGGCGTCGCGGTGGTCGCCGCCGCGACCGCCGCCGCGGCCTGGCGCGTGGGAATCCGCCACTACCGGAGTACGGGGTCATGA